The sequence AACCACTGTTGTGAAGGAATGGTGAGGCCGCGTGGCTTGGAACCACTGGGCAGCCTGCCTTCTGGGGGCGCCCCAGCTGGCACCCACCTCACGGTGGAGGCGGCTGGAGCAGGTGACCCGGGTGCCAGGGCCCTGCGGCGCTCTGCCAGCTGGCAGCCTCCAGGCGTCTGGGTCTGCACCCCCCTGCACAGGTCGGCCAGTTGTATCCCCAGCACTCATGGCCCCAGCTGAGCTTTGTCTCCAGACTCAGCCAGGGAAGGGTGGGGTGAGCCACGGGGCAGCTCCCACACGGGGGCTGGAAGAAACACCGGGAGCAGCTGCTCAGCGGCCGTGGGCGTCAGCCAAGGGCGTCACTGGCAGGCCAAGGCCCTGCTGGGAGGCCTGGTGGAGCTGGGGCCGGACTTGGCACCAAGAGAGCATGGTAATTCCACCCGAGGGAGGCTCCACTGCTGAGGCCCAGACCCTGGCCCTGgggcccctgccccacccacagttgaggaaactgagacccaggaagGATGCCCGTGTCCTGGTCCTCAGCCGGGACCCCAAGGGCTGCCAGGAGCCTAATCATTGCCCCCTAGTGGCCACCCATAGAAGCACTCCTGTGCCCTCAAGGGCCTCTAGTCTCCTCCAGGTCAGGGTCAGCTTCACGCTTCTCACGCCCACTCTATGAGCCCATCTCCCCGATGGACAGGGACTCAGACAGGCCCCACGGTTAGACGCCTGCTTACCCGGCTGGCAGGCATGCACAGGACAGGGGCCCACCTGGCTCACTGAAGCATCGGGGTCGTCTGTTCCCTTCCAGGAGAAATGCTGGGAAGCCCGCGTCCAAgcacaccccctgcccccagatcTGCTAAACCCGCAGGGAACCCAACCCAGGCCACAGACGCATCTCTGACAAAACACGAGGAGACCGCACCGCCCTGGTGTGAAGCGGGACGGGGGCATCAGCAACAGAACTGTGCCCCTCGCAGACGCCACTCCGGGGCTCAGGAGAGACGTACCCACCTTTCCCTCCTTGAACCCAGTATCAGGAGCAGGGCAGACGCTGAGGATGAGGATGAGCCTCACCTGCACTCACGGACTCTGACCAGGCTCCTCCGCCTGCAGTCCAGCCCCCCAAGCCTGGATACAGAGGCCCAGGGGCCCCTCACTATTAGCGATAACACGTTCCCCTCCATGCAGGAGAAATCTGAAATTTCTGAGGACCACTAGCTCACACTAAGGCTCCACGCTTCCCCAGCTCCATAAACGGCACCCCTTCCTCAGCCAGCCCAACCCTGAACCTTCCAGAGTGGGCCATCCCTTCCTGGTGAGCCCTTCGCCACCCCCCTTCAGGGCCCCAGAAAGTGGCAGAGGCCAAGGAGCTCACAGCAGGCCACGGGTCCCCAGCTGCAGCTGAGCAGGGGACTGCACTTGAGGCCCAGGTGGCAGGGTCTGAAGGACCCCACCCATCATCTCTGAGGTTctttcctgcctcccctccccgtcTCCCCAGTGAGGCCCTCTCTGCCCCCTCAACTGTGCGGCTCCAGCTGCACACATGTGTTTTTTCCAGTGAGTAGGTCTCACAGCACCACACGACGCACAGTTGGTTGAACCTGGCACCACAGAGGAGCGCTGACTATGAGCTCTGCTCGGGTTTTTCGACTGCACAGAGAGTCAACCGTGTATCCTAATCACATCAGCACCTCCATCGGGGCACTCCCTAACCTCCAAGCTGGTCCCCTTGGCACAGTTCCCATCTGCGTGCTcctcaggggcagggctgggactctGCTCAGCTGTCCCCACGGCACCAGTTCGTGAAAAGCCAGGCTGTCACTCCTGCAGCCCTGGCACCAGGACAAGGGCCAGCTCGGGGAAGGGACCGCCAATCTGCCACCCAGGGCCCTTGTGTCTCTTGTAACAGCAGACGCTGGTGCCAGCCTCAACCCCAAGACAGCTCACCCCAGGCAGAAGAGGGTCCAGGCCAGCAAGGATGACTAAGTTCTCTGAATATTTATTACAATGGGTCATCAGCAGtaacagggctgggggagggacacACGAGACTCATTTGCCCTTCAGGTAGATCTTGGGGGTCTGCCAGCCTGCGGGGGCTTCCTTCAGGCCCGCCTTCAGCCAGATGCGCCTCAGGTCTCTCTCGAACCTTATCTGCGAGGGCAGAGAGAGGGACCACCAACAGGTCTGCGGCACAGCCACGCACCTCAACCACCCTGCCCAGCTCTGGACCGAGGGCCCACGCTCACCTGCTTCCGTCTCAGGCGTCCCTCCCTGACTTTCCGCCGCAGGAACCGGGTCCTCTTGACCAACTTGCGGTACTTGTGATGATTCATCTTCCGCCGGCGGATCTTGAGCACGTTTTTGCACTGTATCTGGGGTGCGTCCCAGACGTCCTTACCCCCCTGCTCGAACCCTTCCCCCACCTGGCTGGGCGGACACTCATAGACTTGGGCTGGAGACACAATCTCTGGGGCCCCAGCGTCCAGTCTGGGCAGGAGGTAGCGAACGGTCAGCCAGTTCTCCAGGGGGCTGACACACATCTTCCTGGGGACCAGCATCTCCTCAAGCTCCATGTGGACCCGCCGGTCAGGGAGGGAGGCAACCCCACTTGGGCCTATTGGTTGCATGCTGTAACGAGGCCTGCAAGCATGCCTGCCCAACACCCCGCAGACAGGCCAAGGCCCACTGCAACCTGCAGGAGACAAGATGGCACAGTTAGTTACTGCTCGTGGGGCTACACGACCTATGCACGGCCACCGGGTCTGGGGAGCAGAACCTCCTGAAGCCCTGCTGACATTCTCAGGCCCAGACTTCCCCTCTGTGAAATCTGGACGTTTACGAGGTAGTTTGTGGCCGGGCCCCGCCTCCAGCTGGTGAGGCACAGCAGCGGGGGGAACTGAGCTGCTGACCACATTCCTAACCCAGGTGCGCCTCCCGCCCATCTGCCCCCACGGGGCCTCTCACCTGCCCGGGGAACAGCCCTGAGCAGCTGGGAAGTCAGGCGCACCATGAACATGGTCTGTGCTTGGCGGCGGCCCCAGGCACTCAGCCGAGCTGGAACACAGGTGCACGCCTAGGTCACTCCGGGGACTCCGGTCTCGCCCTGATTCCCGCACCCCGTCTCCCTCACCACCCTATCCCACCACGAGAACGCTGCTTCGAGCACGGCTCCCTCCCTCAAACCCTCCGCCGCTCCCCAGCTCCGCGACTCTGGGCAGGTACTGACTCCCTGAACCTAGTTTTACCCCGAGGCGCCCACCGCGCGGGTGGTGTGGACGCTCGGGTCTTAGGCCCCGAGCCCCAGCCAGCCGCGGTCGCCTCCGCCGtccctggagcccacacgccgcagCCTCACGCCGACTCTTCCCAAACGCAACCGGTAGTCTCAGCTGGCCATTCCGCCGCCGCGCTAAGGCACTTCCGGTCCGTACCTAAACTGGCCCCCAGCCCGCGTGGGCCGCCCGCTGGTTCCTACGGCCAGCGGCCCCTAGCGCCCCACGGCGCCTCGCTCCGCGTCGGTGCAGGTCCCACCCGGCCCAGAAAGCGACGGTTTCCGGCCGGAGGAACCgccccccgcgccccgccccaGCTCCTCCCACGGCTCGCTGGCTCCGCCTGTCCCTTGAGGATGCtagaaaactacatttcccacaACCCCGGGGGGGCCCCTCTGCGCC comes from Delphinus delphis chromosome 1, mDelDel1.2, whole genome shotgun sequence and encodes:
- the AURKAIP1 gene encoding small ribosomal subunit protein mS38 isoform X1, coding for MFMVRLTSQLLRAVPRAGCSGPWPVCGVLGRHACRPRYSMQPIGPSGVASLPDRRVHMELEEMLVPRKMCVSPLENWLTVRYLLPRLDAGAPEIVSPAQVYECPPSQVGEGFEQGGKDVWDAPQIQCKNVLKIRRRKMNHHKYRKLVKRTRFLRRKVREGRLRRKQIRFERDLRRIWLKAGLKEAPAGWQTPKIYLKGK
- the AURKAIP1 gene encoding small ribosomal subunit protein mS38 isoform X2, producing the protein MQPIGPSGVASLPDRRVHMELEEMLVPRKMCVSPLENWLTVRYLLPRLDAGAPEIVSPAQVYECPPSQVGEGFEQGGKDVWDAPQIQCKNVLKIRRRKMNHHKYRKLVKRTRFLRRKVREGRLRRKQIRFERDLRRIWLKAGLKEAPAGWQTPKIYLKGK